Genomic segment of Betaproteobacteria bacterium:
TATTGCTCGTAGCTCTTTGAAGAACGTAGCGCTAGGGAGAGCGGGGAAAAATGCATTCTGGCCTGAACTTCACCGCCATCCACTCCGACACCGGGATGGGTGACAGCCACGAAGCGCCGGAGAACAGCAACGAGGGGAACAAAGGTACCCTGACGAAGGCGGAGCTTGCCGACCTGCTGTTCGAGAAAGTGGGCTTCAACAAACGTGAAGCCAAAGACATGGTGGAGTCGTTTTTCGAGGAGGTGCGCACCGCCCTCGAGCGCGGCGAGGGCGTCAAGCTATCCGGCTTCGGCAATTTTCAGCTGCGGGACAAGCCCCAGCGTCCGGGCCGCAATCCCAAGACCGGCGAGGAGATCCCCATCACCGCCCGGCGCGTAGTCACCTTCCATGCATCGCAGAAATTGAAGGCGCTGGTCGACAAGCACTACCCCGCCGATGGACAGCAGCAATCCCAATCCTAAGCCGACCCTGCCGCTGATCCCGGCCAAGCGCTATTTCACGATCGGCGAAGTGAGCGAGCTGTGCGGCGTCAAGCCGCATGTGCTGCGCTACTGGGAGCAGGAATTCACGCAGCTCAAGCCGGTCAAGCGCCGCGGCAACCGGCGCTATTATCAGCACCATGAGGTGCTCCTCATCCGCCGCATCCGCGAGCTGCTCTACGATCAGGGCTTCACCATCAGCGGCGCCCGCAACCGGCTGGACGAGATTGCCTCCCAGCCCGCCGCCGAAGCGCGGCGTCCCGCAGTAGACCTGCACCACATCCGTGACGAGATCCGCAGCGTCATCGAGCTGCTGCACTGAGTCGGCCGGCGCTTCGATCGGCAGCGCGCGGCAGGTGCTCATGACACGAGCGCAGGTTTCAAGCTGCGCGTGCGCTGTATAATGGCCCGCATCGGGGCGTAGCGCAGCCTGGTAGCGTACCGGCATGGGGTGCCGGTGGTCGAGAGTTCAAATCTCTCCGCCCCGACCATTCCCGCAGATACAAGTAGTGACTCCCTGTACGCGCAGTTCTGCCGTTGCCGACTGGTCGCGCGGTAGCCCAACCTGTGGGTGGCGAATTGGTGGTAAATCAAGCTGCGACCGGAGTCTGGAACAGTCCCTGGCAATGCTGCCGCCATGCGTAGGTATTGAGCTCAGCAGGCGGCGGCGATGCCGCTCCCGCTTGCCGGGCGGGCGTCGTGCCGCCAAGTGATCGGTGGACACGGAATTCGTTGTAGTAGTCGCGGAATGCCGCCAGCTTCCGTGTCAGGTCGACGGAGTTCCAGAAGAACAGCCGATCGAGATACTCGCGGCGCACAGTGCCGATTAGCCGTTCGATGAAGGGATGTGACACCGGGACGCACGGGACGGACTTGATTTCCTCGATATCGAGAACACGCAGGTTGGCGAGCCAACGGTGGAACCGGAACAGTGGGTCGTGATCGGTGCTCAGGTGTCTGGCGCAACGTTCGCCGGCAACGGCATGATTGAACATCCGACACACGGTCGCGCCGTCGATGTACTCGCGGGCGACACCAAAACCGATGATTCGACGAGTGAAGATGTCCATGATCACCAGCACCCAGTAGCTGTGTAGCAGGATTGATTCGCAGCGAAACAGGTCGAGGCTCCAGAGGCTATCCCTTGGACTGAGCGATCAACGCCAACCAGGAGGAGCCATTGGATCCAGCGTCATCCGGCCGGTAGTGTTGTGCCAGGACGCGGCGAACGACGTCCTTGTCAATCTCTGATGATGATCTGCTGCTTGAGCAACAATGATTCAGCGGCGACCGTGCGTAGACCACCCGGGCGCAGGAGTTTCGCTACGGTGACGACCAGGTGGATCGCCAGGAGGAGCAGATCGCGCATGGGTGGAACGGTATCATGCCTGCCGTGGTGTGCAGGACTGCATCGAGCTGATCGATTCCTTCATACTACGAATTCGCCACCCACAGGCGAGCTACGAGGTGAAACCGTTACTCACGGAGCCACTTCTCGTGTTCTTCATCAGTCAGCGTGCGGTTCGGTGCCTCCTGGACGTCGTCCCACGCCTCAGTTTCTGGCACACCTTGGTATGTGGCTGCATACGGAAATATGGTCCACAGCTTGCCTTCGCTCGCGAGGGTAAATAGGGTCACTTCGTCGGTGCACGAAAGGCGAACGATTGCATCGGTTACCTCTTCGAGGGATATCTCACGCGGGCGCTGCCAGGCACGTGCAATATCGCCCGATTTGGATCCTTCAACCGGAATAATTTTTGAATCTTGAGTCATAACGTGTTCCTCACTAGCGCAGCCCTGCATATTTGGCCGCCAGTGTTACGGCTGACGTCTTGTCAGTATAGAAGAAAAGGCCATCGTTTGCCCGCTTCACCGGAAGCGCCACAGCAACCGGGAGCGTCACAGCGATAACCGGCTGGATTCGGGTATCCCAGAACACGGCGTGCGCCGTTTTCATCAAAGAAACACGGATCGGCACGTATGGAGTGCCAGTGATGCCGCGGCCGGGAGCTCTGCGCGGAAAGTCCATTGAACCAGGCCGAAGGAGGATAGCGGCAAGTCTGCCTCATTCCGAGTATGCCTGCCAGTTCCTGTTCCGAATTGCGTTCGTCGTTTCAATCCCGGGCGTATGCGGATGCGGGGGCGCGCTGCCGCTCACGAACCGGTATGGACTTGTGACTGGTCCCCGAATGCCTGAAGGCGGTTCAAATCCTCTCGCCCCGACCAATACAAGAACAAGAAATCAACGACAAACGGATTTCCGCTACCCCGTCTTCATGGGGATCGCCAAACCTGCAAAGGGCAGTGTGCGGCAGCCATTACAAAGTCATTGTCAGTCGTTAGCAGCGTCAGTTCGTGACGCATGCACAGCTGGGCGAGGAGGGCATCGATGGTGCCAATCTGCAAGCCGGCGCGACGGCAGCGGTTCCGCAATCCCGCGGCGTCGATATGATCCTGCCGATCTGGCGTGACGAACGGCAATGCCGTGAACTGCTCGATGATCGCGTTACTTGCGCGCGGGCCTGAGAATCCTTGCAGCAGTTCTTGCAGGATGAGCCCTGTGGTCAGGACCATCTCGTCGCTCTCCAGGGCGTGGCGCAGGAAGCGGGCGTGCGCAGCACTGGAGTCCGCGTCGCGCCGCAGGGCGAGCGACCAGACGCTGGTGTCGACGAGCAAGCTCACCTGCGGGTGCGTTCGGCCTTATAGTCGAACGAGCTGTCCCATTCGAGCTTACCCAGCAGCTCGACCAGCCGCTTCTGCCGGCGGCGGGCGATGAACTCTTCCAGAGCGCGGGTCACCGCCGCCTTTTTGGTTCGTTCGCCGCTGACCTGCAGCGCACGTTCGATCAGTTTTGGATCCAATGAAAGATTGGTTGCCATGTGTAGCTCCTCACACATCAGTCTACACAGTGGCTGTGCCGCAGACAAGCGCCGGCCAGTTGTGAACCCGGGTATAAACCTCGCTCGTTTGCGCGCAGCGATGGCGCGACCGGCGGCATAATGTACTCGCAGTGCAACGCCCATCGGGAGCTAGGTCCGGACTAGCCTCAAATGCTTGATATCGGGACGACAGCCACAGCCAAAGGCGCGCAACTACTCTCCCGCGCACGCGAGCTGGCGCCGGTGTTCCGGGCGCGGGCGGCGGAAGCCGAGAAGGCGAGGCGCATCCCGCAGGAAAGCATCGACGATCTGCGCGAGGCCGGACTGCTCCGCACCCTCCAGCCGGCGGCTCTGGGCGGCTATCAGCTGCCGCTCGACGAGGCCGTCCTGATCACCGCCACGGTCGCGGAGGGCTGCGGCTCGACCGGCTGGATCCAGGGCATCTTCTCGGACCACTGCGCGACGCTCGGGATGTTCGACGGGCGCGCGCAGCAGGACGTGTGGGGTGCGTCGCCCGACAGCCTGGTTTCTTCCGGTTTTCTTCCCGCGGGCAGGGCGTTTCGCGTGGATGGCGGCTTCCGGCTCTCCGGGCGCTGGCCCTTTTCCAGCGGCTGCGATCACGCCGACTGGGCCCTCGTCAGGAGCTTCGTTCCCGGAGACAGTGAGCCGCCCGAGCTGCACATGTTCCTCGTGGCGAAGTCGGACTACGCACTCATCGACGGCTGGCATGTGATGGGGATGAGCGGCACGGGCAGCAAGGACTTCGAGCTGAAGGGCGAGGTGTTCGTGCCGGAGCACCGCACCCTGAGCGACCGGGATCTGAGAAACGGGACCGGACCGGGCAGCGCGTTCAACGGCGGCGCGCTCTACCGACTGCCGCGCCACGCCACCGTTCCGTTCTCGCTCGCCGCTCCGCTCGTCGGCATGGCGGAGCGGGCGCTGCAGTTGATCGTGCAGAACATGCGGGAGCGCTCGGGTGGCGAACGCCGATCAGTACACGAAGGCGCCATCCACATCCGCGTGGCGGAGTCGGCCGCGGAGATCGACGCCGCGCGGGCGCTGATGCTGCGGGATTGCCGCGAAGCGATGGAGATCGCGCGGCAGGGCGGGCAGATGAGCCTCGACCTGCGGGCGCGCAACCGGCGCGATATCGCCTACGTCGCTTCACGATGTACGCGCGCGCTGGATCGTCTCTACGCCGCGGCAGGGGCGAAGAGTATCTTCCTAGACGGGGAAGTGCAGCGCCTGCTGCGCGACATCCACGCAGCGGGCCAGCACATGGCGCTCAATGTGGGCCATTGAGGCTCTTCGACCCCCTGGACCGCGCGTGACGCGGTCGCGCTCGAAGAGCTCGGCATTCCGACGGCTACGGTCGTCAGCACGGCCTTCGCACCGCTGGCCCAAGTCGTCGCCGAGGGCATCGGCCACATGAGCCTGCCGATCATCGTCATTCCCCATCCCGTGGGTCATCGCGATGAATCGCGCATCGTGCAAGCCGGACGGGATATCGCGCAGGAGTGCGCGCGTGTTCTCACGACGGAGGCCGGCGGGCTGGCAAGGGAATTCGAGGGCAAGCAGTACCCTCTGCCTCGCGGCGTGATGCCGCGGTAGCGGAAGATCGGGGGCGCACGCCAGCATGAATCATGTTTCCCCGCCCATCGTCGAATCGGACAGGGCTTTCGACGAGATCAACGACTACTTCTACGAGCGCGGATGGAGCGACGGCCTGCCGGTCGTGCCGCCCACGCGATCGCGCGTGCAGGCGATGCTCGGCGGCATGCCGTGGCGCGACCCATCCGACGTGATCAGCATCGTCCCGCCCCGCATGGGCAGGGCCAGCATGCAGCAGATCGCGGTCAACGCGGTGATGGCCGGCTGCCGTCCGGAATACCTGCCGGTCGTGGTGGCGGCACTGCAAGCCGTGTCGGAGCCCGAGTACGGTCTGGCTCACCGCCAGACGACGACGCACGCCGGCGCGCCGCTCATGATCGTCAACGGGCCGGTGGTCGAGCGTCTGCGCATCAACTGCGGCCGCGGTCTGTTCGGGCCGGGCTGGCGCGCGAATGCGACCATCGGACGGGCCCTGCGGCTGGTGCTCATCAACATCGGGGGCGCAGGCCCGGGTGTGGACGCGTCGCAAACCGGCCATCCCGGCAAGTACACCTACTGCGTCGCCGAGTACGAGGAAGCGAATCCGTGGGAGCCTCTGCACGTAGAGCGCGGTTTCGAGCGTGAGCAGAGCGTAGTGACGGTCGTCAATACCGAGGCACCCCACAGCATGACCGAGAACGTCCAGACCGATGCGGACGAGATCGTGCACACCTTCGCTTCCTGTATGGCGACGCTCGGCGTCAACAACCTGTATTCGCAAGGCACGCCGGTGCTCGCGCTCGGCATCGAGCATGCTCAGCACATCGCCTCCGCCGGGTGGAGCAAGTGCCGGCTGCAAGAGGCACTATTCGAACGCGCGCGTCAGCCGTGGGGGCTCGTCAAGAACCGCGGCAAGTCCAAGGGACCGCGGTTTCCCGAGTTCGTCGATCGCAGCGACGACAGCTCCATGGTCCCCATCATTCGCGAACCGTCTGACCTCGTCGTGATCGTCGCAGGCGGCGCCGGCGGCAAGTCGATGTTTCTGCCGACGGCCGGCGGCCAGAGTCTGGCGGTATCGAAGCTCATCGAGAATGGATGAGCCGGTGCTGAAACTCGGCTACGGCGAAAAGGGTAGTTGACGCGCGAGCCGAAAAGTCAGCGCTCCGCAGATCACGAACGCGACGCATACCTTCATGGCCGTCACGCATATGTCGGCCGCGGTGCCGCGGCGCTGTGGGTTCTCA
This window contains:
- a CDS encoding integration host factor subunit alpha; the protein is MGDSHEAPENSNEGNKGTLTKAELADLLFEKVGFNKREAKDMVESFFEEVRTALERGEGVKLSGFGNFQLRDKPQRPGRNPKTGEEIPITARRVVTFHASQKLKALVDKHYPADGQQQSQS
- a CDS encoding MerR family transcriptional regulator; protein product: MDSSNPNPKPTLPLIPAKRYFTIGEVSELCGVKPHVLRYWEQEFTQLKPVKRRGNRRYYQHHEVLLIRRIRELLYDQGFTISGARNRLDEIASQPAAEARRPAVDLHHIRDEIRSVIELLH
- a CDS encoding transposase, yielding MFRCESILLHSYWVLVIMDIFTRRIIGFGVAREYIDGATVCRMFNHAVAGERCARHLSTDHDPLFRFHRWLANLRVLDIEEIKSVPCVPVSHPFIERLIGTVRREYLDRLFFWNSVDLTRKLAAFRDYYNEFRVHRSLGGTTPARQAGAASPPPAELNTYAWRQHCQGLFQTPVAA
- a CDS encoding PIN domain-containing protein codes for the protein MSLLVDTSVWSLALRRDADSSAAHARFLRHALESDEMVLTTGLILQELLQGFSGPRASNAIIEQFTALPFVTPDRQDHIDAAGLRNRCRRAGLQIGTIDALLAQLCMRHELTLLTTDNDFVMAAAHCPLQVWRSP
- a CDS encoding type II toxin-antitoxin system VapB family antitoxin, translating into MATNLSLDPKLIERALQVSGERTKKAAVTRALEEFIARRRQKRLVELLGKLEWDSSFDYKAERTRR